AATACAGCTTAATGATTTGTAATTTCTTAAAAAACTGTTAATGACTTTGTTTAGTTTTGTATGGCTAAAAAGGAAAATTATTTTTGACATAAATCAGATAAACTATGAAACACTCTAAATTTTTAATATTGCTATGTATATTTTTTTATAGTCTCATTGCTAAAGCTGAAAATTCCTCAGATTCTTTGAACATAAAAATTAAGTTTTATCAAAAAATAAAGCTTTCAGATGGAACCAAATTATCATCTAACATTTATCTTCCTGAAGATTATACCAATCAAAAAAAGTATCCAACAATTCTTGTAATTACACCTTATGTTTCAGATGAAAATCATGAAAGAGGTTTGTTTTTTTCTCGTAATGGTTATGTATTTATTACAGTAGATTGTAGAGGTAGAGGTAATTCTGAAGGTAAATTTATTCCTTTTCAAGATGATGCTAAAGATGGGGCAGAAGTAGTTAATTGGATTGGTGAGCAACCATGGAGTAACGGAAAAGTTGGAATGATGGGAGGTTCTTACAGAGGAATGAATCAATGGTTCGTATTAAAAGAATTTCCAAAGTATTTAAAAACAATTATTCCTACTGCTTCAGTTGGACCAGGTTTAGATTTTCCGAAATACAATAATATTTTCTATCCATATGTAATGCGTTGGTTAATGTTAACGAGTGAAAAAACTATCAATCAGAAATTATTTGGAGCTGATTTTTGGACACAAAAACAGGAAGAATTATATAAGAAAAATGCAAAGTTTAATAGTTATGATGATATAGTTGGATATCCGAAAGAAGTTTTTCAAAACTGGATTTCCCATCCTAGTCATGATGAATTTTGGCAGCAATATTATTTTAAACCAGAAGAATCTAAGCAAATAAATATTCCAATTTTAAGTATTACAGGTCATTTTGATTCTGATCAACCTGGCGCAATGAAATATTACACAGACCATATGAAAGATGGAAACAATCAAGCCAGATTAAATCATTATTTAATTGTCGGTCCTTGGAGTCATGGAGGAACTAGAAGGCCTGCA
This genomic stretch from Tenacibaculum jejuense harbors:
- a CDS encoding CocE/NonD family hydrolase, coding for MNIKIKFYQKIKLSDGTKLSSNIYLPEDYTNQKKYPTILVITPYVSDENHERGLFFSRNGYVFITVDCRGRGNSEGKFIPFQDDAKDGAEVVNWIGEQPWSNGKVGMMGGSYRGMNQWFVLKEFPKYLKTIIPTASVGPGLDFPKYNNIFYPYVMRWLMLTSEKTINQKLFGADFWTQKQEELYKKNAKFNSYDDIVGYPKEVFQNWISHPSHDEFWQQYYFKPEESKQINIPILSITGHFDSDQPGAMKYYTDHMKDGNNQARLNHYLIVGPWSHGGTRRPAKELGGFQFKENAVLNMNALHLNWFDWTLKKGKKPEFLKDRVAYYTMGTNVWNYTSDFKNIANAKKEFYLSSTNTDAKSIFNSGKLIESPEDSDKNPDEIVYNPLANNGIDNPSYTSDNKDFYKDQSYVNDKEVLIYHSAPLKEDLNINGKIAFEAYIELDVDDTDFEVSVYEITKDNESIFLQTDQLRARYRNGLKKVDFPKRNTINKYLFEGENMFSRVVKKGSRLRLIFSTIDNPNVQKNFNYKEDPASQIAQKAKTAIIKLFHNKKYPSKIIVPIKK